In a genomic window of Streptomyces koelreuteriae:
- a CDS encoding acyl-CoA dehydrogenase family protein yields MRFLLDPEQRAFAASLDALLTAAGTPAVVREWSRGEHASGRALWSRVAEAGVFALAVPEAYEGLGPLPVELAVAFVELGRHAVPGPLVETITAAVLLTGAGPGIAKRLLPGLAAGETMATVAPEGAYALDGDAATLRLALTPDGIRLSPGHGPVRPSLDPARRLTPLAPGGEVVDAATDQALVWARLATAAQALGVGLALLDRTVAYVKQRRQFGVPVGSFQAVGHRLADARIALEFARPLVFGAALTMRPADVAAAKVTACEAAYGTARTALQLHGAIGYTAECDLSLWLTKARALRTAWGDPGECRALVVSAAGDRRW; encoded by the coding sequence ATGCGCTTTCTCCTCGATCCCGAGCAACGCGCCTTCGCCGCCTCCCTGGACGCCCTGCTGACGGCGGCCGGTACACCGGCGGTGGTGCGGGAATGGAGCCGGGGCGAGCATGCGAGCGGGCGGGCGCTGTGGTCCAGGGTCGCGGAGGCGGGCGTGTTCGCGCTGGCGGTCCCCGAGGCGTACGAGGGGCTGGGGCCGCTTCCCGTCGAACTGGCCGTCGCATTCGTCGAGTTGGGCCGTCACGCGGTGCCCGGCCCGCTGGTCGAGACGATCACGGCGGCGGTGCTGCTCACGGGGGCCGGCCCGGGGATCGCCAAGCGGCTGCTGCCGGGACTCGCGGCCGGGGAGACGATGGCGACGGTGGCGCCAGAGGGTGCTTACGCCCTCGACGGCGACGCCGCCACCCTCCGCCTCGCCCTAACCCCCGACGGCATCCGACTCTCCCCCGGCCACGGCCCCGTCCGCCCCTCACTCGACCCGGCCCGTCGGCTCACCCCCCTCGCCCCCGGCGGCGAAGTCGTCGACGCGGCCACGGACCAGGCCCTCGTCTGGGCCCGGCTCGCCACCGCCGCCCAGGCCCTCGGCGTGGGCCTCGCGCTGCTCGACAGAACCGTCGCGTACGTCAAGCAGCGCCGCCAGTTCGGGGTGCCGGTCGGCTCGTTCCAGGCGGTCGGGCACCGGCTGGCCGACGCGAGGATCGCCCTGGAGTTCGCGCGTCCGCTGGTGTTCGGCGCCGCGCTGACCATGCGCCCCGCCGATGTCGCCGCCGCCAAGGTCACCGCGTGCGAGGCGGCGTACGGCACCGCGCGCACCGCGCTGCAGTTGCACGGCGCGATCGGCTACACGGCGGAGTGCGACCTGTCGCTGTGGCTGACCAAGGCCCGGGCCCTGCGCACCGCCTGGGGCGACCCCGGGGAGTGCCGGGCCCTGGTCGTCAGTGCGGCTGGTGATCGCCGCTGGTGA
- a CDS encoding TetR/AcrR family transcriptional regulator — protein MPPTKKKPQVTAAPARRSELLGTAAEVFAEQGYNATTVRKIADHAGMLAGSLYYHFDSKESMLEEILRTFLDELWDGYDAVLDAGLGPRETLQALVTESFREIDRHRPAVAIYQKESKQLVAQERFAFLAESQRRFEKAWLSTLERGVAERAFRADLDVRLTYRFVRDTVWVAASWYRPGGQHSPEEIARQYLSMVLDGIAVRE, from the coding sequence GTGCCTCCTACGAAGAAGAAGCCCCAGGTGACCGCAGCGCCCGCCCGTCGCAGCGAACTCCTCGGCACCGCCGCCGAGGTCTTCGCCGAGCAGGGCTACAACGCCACCACCGTCCGCAAGATCGCGGACCACGCGGGCATGCTCGCGGGCAGCCTCTACTACCACTTCGACTCCAAGGAATCGATGCTGGAGGAGATCCTGCGCACCTTCCTCGACGAGCTCTGGGACGGCTACGACGCCGTCCTGGACGCCGGGCTCGGCCCCCGCGAGACGCTTCAGGCACTGGTCACCGAGTCGTTCCGGGAGATCGACCGGCACCGCCCGGCCGTCGCGATCTACCAGAAGGAGAGCAAGCAGCTCGTGGCGCAGGAGCGGTTCGCGTTCCTCGCCGAGTCACAGCGCCGATTCGAGAAGGCGTGGCTGTCCACCCTGGAGCGCGGCGTCGCCGAGCGCGCCTTCCGCGCCGACCTCGACGTCCGGCTCACCTACCGGTTCGTGCGCGACACGGTCTGGGTCGCCGCGTCCTGGTACCGCCCGGGCGGACAGCACAGCCCGGAGGAGATCGCCCGGCAGTACCTCTCGATGGTGCTGGACGGGATCGCCGTACGCGAATAG
- a CDS encoding SDR family oxidoreductase translates to MTDVESPTYVPGHGLLKGRTAVVTAAAGAGIGGATARRLLEEGARVLISDAHARRLKDHEAELAAEFGAASVAAVPCDVTDETQVRALFEAAVREHGRLDVVVNNAGLGGTAQLVDMTDDQWSRVLDVTLNGTFRCVRAALRHMKDTRGGVIVNNASVVGWRAQAGQAHYAAAKAGVMALTRCAAVEAADYGVRVNAVAPSLALHPHLVKVTTPELLAELTAREAYGRHAEPWEVANVIVFLASGYSSYMTGEVVSVSSRHA, encoded by the coding sequence ATGACAGACGTCGAGAGTCCGACGTACGTGCCCGGTCACGGCCTGCTGAAAGGCCGGACCGCCGTCGTCACCGCGGCGGCGGGCGCGGGGATCGGCGGGGCCACGGCGCGGCGCCTCCTGGAGGAGGGCGCACGCGTGCTGATCAGCGACGCGCACGCGCGGCGGCTCAAGGACCACGAGGCGGAACTGGCCGCCGAGTTCGGGGCGGCCTCGGTCGCGGCCGTGCCCTGCGACGTCACCGACGAGACGCAGGTGCGCGCGCTCTTCGAGGCGGCCGTACGGGAGCACGGACGCCTCGACGTCGTGGTCAACAACGCCGGACTGGGCGGCACCGCACAGCTCGTCGACATGACCGACGACCAGTGGTCCCGTGTCCTGGACGTCACGCTGAACGGCACCTTCCGGTGCGTGCGGGCCGCCCTCCGCCATATGAAGGACACCCGGGGCGGCGTGATCGTCAACAACGCCTCCGTCGTCGGCTGGCGCGCCCAGGCCGGACAGGCCCACTACGCCGCCGCCAAGGCCGGAGTGATGGCGCTGACCCGCTGCGCGGCCGTCGAGGCGGCCGACTACGGGGTCCGGGTCAACGCCGTGGCACCCAGCCTCGCCCTGCACCCGCACCTGGTGAAGGTGACCACGCCCGAACTGCTCGCCGAACTGACCGCACGCGAGGCCTACGGGCGCCACGCCGAGCCCTGGGAGGTGGCCAACGTGATCGTGTTCCTGGCCTCCGGCTACTCCTCGTACATGACGGGCGAAGTGGTCTCCGTCAGCAGCCGGCACGCCTAG
- a CDS encoding acyl-CoA dehydrogenase family protein, with translation MDLALSPADEEFRTEVREWLHAHVPREPLPSLETAEGFAAHRAWEAELAADGWSVVNWPSAYGGRDSGLLRWLLFEEEYYAAGAPGRVSQNGIHLLAPTLLDHGTGEQRARVLPAMACGEVIWAQAWSEPEAGSDLASLRAKAVRTDGGWLLSGQKTWSSRAAFADRAFGLFRSDPEAPKPHQGLTYLMFGLDAPGVTVRPIARLDGKPAFAELFLDEVFVPDEDVIGAPGQGWRIAMATAGNERGLMLRSPGRFLAAARRLEVLWRERGAPVSARDRVADTLIGARAYQLFTYAAASRFLEGEAVGPESSLNKVFWSELDIALQETALDLLGPEGELADTDWAERYVFALAGPLYAGTNEIQRDIIAERLLGLPKGRR, from the coding sequence GTGGACCTCGCGTTGTCCCCCGCGGACGAGGAGTTCCGTACCGAGGTGCGGGAGTGGCTGCACGCGCACGTGCCGCGCGAACCGCTGCCCTCGCTGGAGACGGCGGAGGGTTTCGCCGCGCACCGCGCCTGGGAGGCGGAGCTGGCTGCGGATGGCTGGTCGGTGGTCAACTGGCCGTCGGCGTACGGCGGGCGGGACTCCGGGCTGCTGCGGTGGCTGCTCTTCGAGGAGGAGTACTACGCTGCGGGCGCCCCGGGGCGCGTCAGCCAGAACGGCATCCATCTGCTCGCCCCGACCCTCCTCGACCACGGCACCGGGGAGCAGCGGGCCCGGGTGCTGCCCGCGATGGCCTGCGGCGAGGTGATCTGGGCGCAGGCCTGGTCGGAGCCCGAGGCCGGTTCGGACCTGGCGTCGCTGCGGGCGAAGGCCGTGCGCACCGACGGCGGCTGGCTGCTGAGCGGGCAGAAGACCTGGTCCTCGCGGGCCGCGTTCGCCGACCGCGCGTTCGGCCTGTTCCGCAGCGACCCGGAGGCCCCGAAGCCCCACCAGGGGCTGACGTACCTCATGTTCGGCCTGGACGCCCCCGGTGTCACGGTCCGCCCGATCGCCCGGCTCGACGGCAAGCCGGCGTTCGCGGAGCTGTTCCTGGACGAGGTCTTCGTGCCCGACGAGGACGTGATCGGGGCCCCGGGCCAGGGCTGGCGGATCGCGATGGCGACGGCGGGCAACGAACGCGGGCTGATGCTCCGCTCCCCCGGCCGGTTCCTCGCCGCCGCGCGGCGACTGGAGGTGCTGTGGCGGGAGCGGGGCGCTCCGGTGTCCGCGCGGGACCGGGTGGCCGACACGCTGATCGGCGCCCGGGCCTACCAGCTCTTCACGTACGCGGCGGCCTCCCGCTTCCTGGAGGGCGAGGCGGTCGGCCCGGAGTCGAGTCTCAACAAGGTCTTCTGGTCCGAGCTGGACATCGCGCTGCAGGAGACGGCCCTCGACCTCCTCGGCCCGGAGGGCGAGCTGGCGGACACCGACTGGGCGGAGCGGTACGTCTTCGCGCTCGCCGGTCCCCTCTATGCCGGCACGAACGAGATCCAGCGCGACATCATCGCCGAGCGCCTGCTCGGTCTGCCGAAGGGGCGCCGCTGA